A genomic segment from Truepera sp. encodes:
- the hutI gene encoding imidazolonepropionase, with product MSDAAATTGTLVKGISELYTPHDAVPNAAMAVADGRVAWVGAEAAVPLPFAGWPGVDLGGNAVIPGLVDSHTHLIWAGDRLEEYLLRARGASYAEILAAGGGIHETVAATNDASEPTLLMLARRRAGAFLRGGVTALEIKSGYGLSTEGELRMLRVARRLGEEGSQRVTTTLLAHVPDKHLPRGDYLERFLSETLPEAARLGLADAVDVFCDEGAFTLAETRRILEAALTYGLKVKAHAEQLTHTGAARLVAELGGVSADHLELATAEDLAALAAAGTVATFLPVAALLLKRPMPEIATVRASGVRVAVASDHNPGSSPVFGLLLVLQLAVAIWGLSVEEALVAGTANAGLALDRPEWGNLAVGSVADYLVIDSPKALTPLYTWGSPSLKEMVIGGRTVWRKDG from the coding sequence ATGAGCGACGCCGCCGCCACTACAGGCACGCTGGTCAAGGGCATCAGCGAGCTGTACACGCCCCACGATGCCGTGCCGAACGCGGCCATGGCCGTGGCGGACGGGCGGGTGGCATGGGTCGGCGCGGAGGCGGCCGTACCGCTACCGTTCGCGGGCTGGCCCGGCGTCGACCTTGGCGGTAACGCGGTCATACCGGGCCTGGTCGACAGCCACACGCACCTGATCTGGGCCGGCGATCGGCTGGAGGAGTACCTGTTGCGGGCCCGCGGCGCAAGCTACGCGGAAATCCTGGCGGCGGGCGGCGGGATCCACGAGACCGTGGCCGCCACCAACGACGCCTCCGAGCCCACGCTGCTCATGCTCGCGAGGCGGCGCGCGGGTGCCTTCCTGCGCGGCGGGGTTACCGCCCTCGAGATCAAGTCGGGCTACGGGCTGAGCACCGAGGGGGAGTTGCGCATGTTGCGCGTGGCGCGCCGCCTGGGCGAGGAGGGCTCCCAACGGGTCACGACCACGCTACTGGCGCACGTGCCCGACAAGCACCTGCCGCGCGGCGACTACCTGGAGCGCTTCTTGAGCGAGACCCTGCCCGAGGCCGCGCGGCTTGGGCTGGCCGATGCCGTCGACGTCTTCTGCGACGAGGGCGCCTTCACCCTGGCCGAGACGCGCCGCATCCTCGAGGCGGCGCTCACCTACGGGTTGAAGGTGAAGGCGCACGCCGAGCAACTCACCCACACGGGCGCGGCACGGCTGGTAGCGGAGCTGGGGGGCGTCTCGGCCGACCACCTGGAGCTGGCTACCGCCGAGGACCTGGCGGCACTCGCCGCTGCCGGCACCGTCGCGACGTTCTTGCCGGTGGCCGCACTGCTGCTCAAGCGCCCGATGCCGGAGATCGCCACGGTGAGGGCCAGTGGTGTGAGGGTGGCGGTGGCGTCGGACCACAACCCGGGCTCCTCCCCGGTGTTCGGGCTGCTGCTCGTCCTACAGCTGGCCGTGGCGATCTGGGGGTTGAGCGTCGAGGAGGCGCTCGTGGCCGGAACCGCCAACGCCGGGCTCGCGCTGGACCGGCCCGAGTGGGGCAACCTCGCCGTGGGGTCCGTCGCCGACTACCTCGTGATCGACTCACCCAAGGCGCTCACTCCGCTCTACACGTGGGGGTCGCCGTCGCTCAAGGAGATGGTCATCGGCGGGCGCACCGTATGGCGCAAGGACGGCTGA
- the hutH gene encoding histidine ammonia-lyase yields MSEEPFVLGTELTLAALERVARGGGAVTLPAQVRARLEENRGFVERLLAEGQTVYGVTTGFGRFAATRIAAADVRELQRNLLLSHSVGVGEPLSTEVVRAMLLLRAQSLALGASGVRPVLVEALLGLLERGVHPLVPAQGSVGASGDLAPLAHMALVLIGEGEAELGGELLPGLEALTRAGLSPITLEAKEGLALINGTQAMTALLGLAVLDAGRLLNVAEIAAAMSVEALLGSHAPFDQAVTRLRPHPGAVTTSANMRALLAESEVVASHADCGRVQDPYSLRAVPQVHGASRDAVAHVRSVVDVELRSVTDNPLVITDEPGGAARVISAGNFHGQPLALAADFAAIALAELANVSERRVEQLVNPALSNLPGFLTEHGGLNSGLMVAQYLAAALVSENKVLAHPASVDSIPTSANQEDHVSMGAHASRKLLSVLANVRYVLAVELLAAAQGLDFRAPLRPGKGVAAAHRHLRSRVPHLGADRYLKPDIEAVHGAIVDGSLLAAVTQAGVVLT; encoded by the coding sequence GTGAGCGAAGAGCCGTTCGTGCTCGGGACGGAACTGACCTTGGCGGCGCTCGAGCGCGTGGCCCGAGGGGGTGGTGCGGTCACGCTGCCGGCGCAGGTCAGGGCCCGCCTCGAGGAGAACCGCGGCTTCGTGGAGCGCCTGCTGGCAGAGGGCCAGACCGTCTACGGGGTGACGACGGGCTTCGGCCGCTTCGCCGCCACGCGCATCGCCGCGGCGGACGTGCGTGAGTTGCAGCGCAACCTGCTCCTGTCGCATTCCGTCGGCGTCGGCGAGCCCCTCTCCACCGAGGTCGTGCGCGCGATGCTGCTGCTGCGGGCGCAGTCCCTCGCCCTGGGCGCCTCCGGCGTGAGGCCCGTACTGGTTGAGGCGTTGCTCGGCCTGCTCGAGCGCGGAGTGCACCCGCTGGTGCCGGCGCAGGGGAGCGTCGGCGCCTCGGGCGACCTCGCGCCCCTCGCTCACATGGCCCTGGTGCTCATCGGCGAGGGAGAGGCGGAGCTGGGCGGCGAGTTGCTGCCCGGCCTCGAGGCGCTTACGCGCGCCGGGTTGAGCCCGATCACGCTCGAGGCGAAGGAGGGCCTGGCGCTCATCAACGGCACTCAGGCCATGACCGCCCTGCTGGGCCTGGCCGTGCTGGACGCGGGTAGGCTGCTGAACGTGGCCGAGATAGCCGCCGCCATGAGCGTGGAGGCCCTGCTCGGCAGCCACGCGCCCTTCGACCAGGCCGTCACGCGCCTGCGCCCGCACCCCGGGGCCGTCACGACGTCCGCCAACATGCGGGCGTTGCTGGCGGAGTCGGAGGTGGTCGCCTCGCACGCCGACTGCGGCCGCGTGCAAGACCCGTACTCGTTGCGCGCCGTGCCGCAAGTGCATGGCGCCTCGCGTGACGCCGTGGCGCACGTCCGCAGCGTGGTGGACGTCGAGTTGCGGTCGGTGACCGACAACCCGCTCGTGATCACGGACGAGCCGGGGGGAGCGGCGCGGGTCATCAGTGCGGGCAACTTCCACGGCCAGCCGCTGGCGCTGGCCGCCGACTTCGCGGCCATCGCGCTCGCCGAACTCGCGAACGTGTCGGAGCGGCGCGTCGAACAGCTCGTCAACCCCGCCCTCTCGAACCTGCCGGGCTTCCTCACGGAGCACGGCGGCCTCAACTCCGGGCTGATGGTGGCGCAGTACCTGGCGGCAGCGCTGGTGAGCGAGAACAAGGTGCTGGCCCACCCCGCCTCGGTGGACTCGATCCCGACCAGCGCCAACCAGGAGGATCACGTGTCGATGGGCGCGCACGCCAGCCGCAAGCTCCTGAGCGTGCTGGCCAACGTCCGTTACGTGCTCGCCGTCGAGCTGCTGGCGGCGGCGCAGGGCCTGGACTTCAGGGCGCCGCTCAGGCCGGGGAAGGGCGTGGCGGCGGCGCATCGGCACCTCCGCTCGCGGGTCCCGCACCTGGGCGCCGACCGCTACCTGAAGCCCGACATCGAGGCCGTTCACGGTGCCATCGTCGACGGCAGCCTGCTGGCGGCCGTCACGCAGGCGGGCGTGGTGCTCACGTGA
- the pstB gene encoding phosphate ABC transporter ATP-binding protein PstB produces MSGALPEDHVTVRTQRVPPADAVVEIDSFGLWYGSFKALDNVSLTVPRHQVTALIGASGCGKSTLLRSINRMNDLVEGVRTEGRVRYEGEELYGAGVDPVEVRRRVGMVFQKPNPFPKSIYDNVAFGPRLAGRRGGLDGVVERALRDAALWDEVKGKLDGSAFGLSGGQQQRLCIARALATEPQVLLMDEPTSALDPIATDRIERLIGELTGRYTVLIVTHNMQQAGRVSDRTAFMHLGRLVEEGPTDQMFTAPKHELTERYVSGRFG; encoded by the coding sequence GTGAGCGGAGCGCTACCGGAGGATCACGTGACGGTTCGCACGCAGAGAGTGCCGCCGGCGGACGCCGTGGTCGAGATCGACTCCTTCGGCCTCTGGTACGGGTCATTCAAGGCCCTCGACAACGTGTCGCTCACCGTGCCGCGGCATCAGGTCACGGCGCTCATCGGTGCGTCCGGTTGCGGGAAGAGCACGCTGCTGCGCAGCATCAACCGCATGAACGACCTGGTCGAGGGGGTCAGGACCGAAGGGCGCGTGCGGTACGAGGGCGAGGAACTCTACGGCGCAGGGGTGGACCCGGTCGAGGTGCGAAGGAGGGTGGGCATGGTGTTCCAGAAACCCAACCCGTTCCCGAAGTCCATCTACGACAACGTCGCCTTCGGGCCGCGGCTCGCCGGTCGCCGCGGGGGCCTCGACGGGGTCGTCGAGCGCGCATTGCGGGACGCGGCGCTCTGGGACGAGGTGAAAGGCAAGCTGGACGGATCCGCGTTCGGCCTGTCGGGCGGGCAGCAGCAGCGGCTATGCATCGCCCGCGCCCTGGCGACGGAACCCCAGGTGCTCCTCATGGACGAGCCGACAAGCGCTCTCGACCCGATCGCCACCGACAGGATCGAGCGGCTCATAGGGGAGCTCACGGGGCGCTACACGGTGCTCATCGTGACGCACAACATGCAGCAGGCGGGCCGCGTGTCGGACCGGACGGCGTTCATGCACCTGGGCAGGCTGGTGGAAGAGGGCCCCACCGACCAGATGTTCACGGCACCGAAGCACGAGTTGACGGAGCGCTACGTCTCGGGCCGTTTCGGTTGA
- a CDS encoding 50S ribosomal protein L25, whose translation MRINAEKRVPGTAAHLRRAGKLPAIVYNRELNEAITVDLRAFDKAFRSQGTSSLIDLVIDGESRSVLVKQVQMDKRRREPMHVDFYAITAGQLLEVNVPIEFVGTPVGVREGGLLDVQRREVRISVLPQNIPNHVTLDVSGLDIGDSLHIGAIVANLPAEAEVLDDLDLALVAVVPPRVAEEDETEAAEETVEPEVIGAAPEEPEED comes from the coding sequence ATGAGAATCAACGCCGAGAAGCGCGTGCCGGGCACGGCCGCGCACTTGAGACGCGCCGGGAAGCTCCCAGCCATCGTCTACAACAGGGAACTCAACGAAGCCATCACCGTAGACCTGCGGGCCTTCGACAAGGCCTTCCGGTCCCAGGGCACCTCGAGCCTGATCGACCTCGTGATCGACGGCGAGTCGCGCTCGGTGCTCGTCAAGCAGGTGCAGATGGACAAGCGCCGGCGCGAGCCCATGCACGTCGACTTCTACGCGATCACCGCCGGCCAGCTCCTCGAGGTCAACGTGCCCATCGAGTTCGTCGGCACCCCCGTGGGCGTCCGCGAGGGCGGCCTGCTCGACGTCCAGCGGCGTGAAGTGCGCATCTCGGTGCTGCCGCAGAACATCCCCAACCACGTCACGCTCGACGTTAGTGGCCTCGACATCGGCGACAGCCTTCACATCGGCGCCATCGTCGCCAACCTGCCGGCCGAGGCCGAGGTCCTGGACGACCTCGACCTCGCGCTCGTCGCCGTGGTCCCGCCACGAGTCGCCGAGGAGGATGAGACCGAGGCCGCCGAGGAGACCGTCGAACCCGAAGTCATCGGCGCTGCTCCCGAGGAGCCGGAAGAGGATTGA
- a CDS encoding PstS family phosphate ABC transporter substrate-binding protein, producing MGAPRHVLKLAVVAAAAVLGLAAARGNIRVDGSSTVFPISLAMAEEFSIDHPETPVSVAFSGTGGGLSKLCAGEVDIADASRVVTPAELEKCASRGIGLIELPVAADALTVVVNSGNDFVECLTVSELRAIWEPGSKVEYWSQVRDGFPAVPITLYGPGTDSGTFEFFTHAINGRVGASRTDFFPSEDDNVLVQGVEGDEYALGFFGYAYYVENAGRLRSLAVDAGAGCVKPDALSIESNAYSPLSRPLFVYVSSAALAARPGIAEFIEYYLAPENREFIADTGYVAYPDDVYEAVAARFEAGITGTAFAGFEPGDSVLEAVRRRE from the coding sequence GTGGGCGCCCCCAGGCACGTGCTCAAACTAGCCGTGGTAGCCGCCGCCGCCGTCTTGGGCCTCGCCGCGGCGCGGGGCAACATCCGTGTCGACGGTTCCTCGACGGTCTTCCCGATATCGTTGGCCATGGCCGAGGAGTTCAGCATCGATCACCCCGAAACGCCCGTCTCCGTGGCCTTCTCGGGCACGGGAGGGGGCCTCTCCAAGTTGTGCGCGGGGGAGGTGGACATCGCGGACGCCAGCCGCGTGGTCACGCCGGCCGAACTCGAGAAGTGCGCGAGTAGGGGCATCGGCCTCATCGAGCTGCCCGTCGCCGCCGACGCCCTCACCGTGGTGGTCAACTCCGGAAACGACTTCGTCGAGTGTCTCACCGTGAGCGAGTTGCGGGCCATCTGGGAGCCCGGCTCCAAGGTCGAGTACTGGAGCCAGGTCCGCGACGGTTTTCCCGCTGTGCCCATCACCTTGTACGGGCCCGGGACCGATAGCGGCACCTTCGAGTTCTTCACGCACGCCATCAACGGCCGGGTCGGCGCCAGCCGCACCGACTTCTTTCCCAGCGAGGACGACAACGTCCTGGTTCAGGGGGTGGAGGGTGACGAGTACGCTCTCGGCTTCTTCGGCTACGCGTATTACGTCGAGAACGCCGGCCGGCTGCGTAGCCTCGCGGTCGACGCCGGCGCCGGCTGCGTGAAGCCCGACGCGCTCAGCATCGAAAGCAACGCCTACTCGCCCCTCTCCCGCCCCCTCTTCGTTTACGTGAGCAGCGCCGCGCTCGCCGCGAGGCCCGGAATCGCGGAGTTCATCGAGTACTACCTCGCGCCCGAGAACCGCGAGTTCATCGCCGACACCGGCTACGTCGCCTACCCGGACGACGTGTACGAAGCGGTCGCCGCGCGCTTCGAGGCGGGGATCACTGGTACGGCGTTCGCCGGGTTCGAGCCGGGCGACAGCGTGCTCGAGGCCGTTCGCCGGCGTGAGTAG
- the hutU gene encoding urocanate hydratase, whose translation MPLGTPPTWPIRAPRGAKRTAKGWIQEAAKRMLMNNLDPEVAEKPEELVVYGGRGRAARDWAAYRRIVATLDRLENDETLLVQSGKPVGVFRTTHEAPRVILANSNLVPKWATWEEFDRLDAAGLMMYGQMTAGSWIYIGTQGILQGTFETFAAAARRHFGGTLAGTLTVTAGLGGMGGAQPLAVTLNGGAVLVVEADAQRIRRRLETGYLDEMSLDLRTALARVEEARAGRLPLSVGLLGNAAEVLPELVRLGVKVDLVTDQTSAHDPMYGYLPVAAPDEDLSAARDADPVRYRARVLESMARHCSAIVDLARSGAVAFDYGNNLRAFAQEGGFPDAFSYPGFVPAFIRDQFCEGRGPFRWVALSGDPEDIRRTDRAMLELFPEDEGLRRWLTEGVDKFAFQGLPARICWLGYGERDRAGLRLNEMVAKGELKAPIVIGRDHLDAGSVASPYRETEAMRDGSDAVADWALLNFALNAVSGAGWVSFHHGGGVGMGYSLHAGQVCVADGTSDAAERIGRVLLNDPGTGVMRHADAGYPAAIETARARGMDLPGVTDGENL comes from the coding sequence ATGCCGTTGGGAACGCCGCCCACGTGGCCCATCCGCGCCCCACGGGGGGCCAAGCGCACCGCCAAGGGCTGGATTCAAGAGGCCGCCAAGCGGATGCTGATGAACAACCTCGACCCCGAGGTCGCCGAGAAGCCGGAGGAGCTGGTCGTGTACGGCGGCCGCGGGCGCGCAGCTCGCGACTGGGCCGCGTACCGGCGGATAGTCGCGACGCTCGACCGGCTCGAGAACGACGAGACGCTCCTGGTGCAGTCGGGCAAGCCCGTCGGGGTCTTCCGCACCACCCACGAAGCGCCGCGCGTGATCTTGGCGAACTCCAACCTGGTGCCCAAGTGGGCGACCTGGGAGGAGTTCGACAGGCTAGATGCCGCGGGGCTCATGATGTACGGCCAGATGACGGCCGGTTCCTGGATCTACATCGGCACTCAGGGGATCTTGCAGGGCACCTTCGAGACGTTCGCCGCGGCCGCTCGCCGCCACTTCGGCGGCACGCTGGCGGGGACGCTGACCGTCACCGCCGGCCTTGGCGGCATGGGCGGCGCGCAACCGCTGGCCGTGACCCTCAACGGCGGGGCGGTGCTGGTCGTGGAGGCCGACGCGCAGCGCATCCGCCGCAGGCTCGAGACGGGTTACCTGGACGAGATGAGCCTCGACCTGCGCACGGCGCTGGCGCGAGTGGAGGAGGCACGAGCGGGGCGGCTCCCACTATCGGTCGGCCTGTTGGGCAACGCCGCGGAGGTCCTCCCCGAACTCGTTCGCCTCGGCGTGAAGGTCGACCTGGTGACGGACCAGACGAGCGCGCACGACCCCATGTACGGCTACCTGCCCGTCGCCGCGCCCGACGAGGACCTGAGCGCCGCGCGCGACGCCGATCCGGTGCGTTACAGAGCGCGCGTGCTGGAGTCCATGGCTCGCCACTGCAGCGCCATCGTCGACCTGGCGCGCAGCGGCGCGGTGGCCTTCGATTACGGGAACAACCTGCGCGCGTTCGCCCAGGAGGGCGGATTCCCCGACGCTTTCTCCTACCCCGGCTTCGTACCGGCGTTCATCCGCGACCAGTTCTGCGAGGGCCGCGGCCCCTTCCGCTGGGTGGCGCTATCGGGCGACCCCGAGGACATCCGCCGCACCGACCGGGCCATGCTCGAGCTCTTCCCCGAGGACGAGGGCTTGCGGCGTTGGCTCACGGAGGGCGTCGACAAGTTCGCGTTCCAAGGGCTGCCGGCGCGCATCTGCTGGCTGGGCTACGGCGAGCGCGACCGGGCCGGCTTGCGCCTCAACGAGATGGTGGCGAAGGGCGAGTTGAAGGCGCCCATCGTGATCGGACGCGATCACCTCGACGCCGGCTCGGTGGCGAGCCCGTACCGCGAGACCGAGGCCATGCGCGACGGTTCGGACGCGGTTGCCGACTGGGCGCTACTCAACTTCGCCCTGAACGCCGTGAGCGGCGCGGGCTGGGTGAGCTTCCACCATGGCGGCGGCGTGGGCATGGGTTACAGCCTGCATGCCGGTCAGGTGTGCGTCGCCGACGGTACGTCTGACGCGGCCGAGCGTATCGGACGCGTGCTCCTCAACGACCCGGGTACGGGCGTGATGCGCCACGCCGACGCCGGTTACCCGGCCGCGATCGAAACGGCCCGGGCGCGCGGCATGGACCTGCCCGGCGTGACGGACGGGGAGAACCTCTGA
- the pth gene encoding aminoacyl-tRNA hydrolase, with the protein MSLAADQGSPGVTFKLVVGLGNPGPRYSGTRHNAGFLVVDELARRHGANFRQGRVAATAKLPPGTLAAGALLLLKPLSFMNRSGSPVQAAMTRGNIRPSETIVVHDDIDLPLGKLRVRVGGTSGGQRGVADITRAVGTDFVRVKVGVGRPPDGWQVENWVLSRFTAGEAPLVGLVVATAADAVELTVRHGAPEAMNAVNGLDLSLPD; encoded by the coding sequence TTGAGCCTCGCGGCGGACCAAGGGTCGCCGGGCGTCACCTTCAAGCTGGTCGTGGGCCTGGGCAATCCCGGCCCCCGTTACTCAGGAACCCGGCACAACGCCGGGTTCCTTGTCGTCGATGAGCTCGCTCGGCGTCACGGCGCGAACTTCAGGCAGGGGCGCGTGGCGGCCACCGCCAAGCTCCCGCCCGGGACCCTGGCCGCCGGGGCCCTTCTGCTCCTCAAACCGCTTAGCTTCATGAACCGCTCCGGAAGTCCGGTGCAGGCCGCCATGACGCGCGGGAACATCCGGCCGTCCGAGACCATCGTGGTGCACGACGACATCGACCTACCCCTCGGTAAGCTGCGGGTGCGAGTCGGCGGCACGAGCGGCGGCCAGCGGGGAGTAGCCGACATCACCCGCGCGGTCGGCACCGACTTCGTCAGGGTGAAGGTGGGCGTCGGCCGCCCGCCGGATGGTTGGCAGGTGGAGAACTGGGTGCTCAGCCGTTTCACGGCAGGCGAGGCGCCGCTCGTCGGGCTCGTCGTGGCGACGGCCGCCGACGCGGTCGAGTTGACCGTTCGCCACGGGGCGCCGGAGGCCATGAACGCGGTCAACGGGTTGGACCTCTCGCTTCCCGACTGA
- the pstC gene encoding phosphate ABC transporter permease subunit PstC gives MSAKGLGAGRARPAARGLVLGPAERRREQLVRLLLGTAAWVTVLTTVAVVFVLARETLAFFRDPLVSVVEFFTSDTWTPLFVDKHFGIAPLLSGTLLVTLIAMLVGVPLGIGSAIYLSEFAAPAVRRRLQGALELLAGIPTVVLGYFALLFVTPWLQSFIPGLKLFNALSAGLVMGFMIMPVISSLSADAMQAVPVALREAGYGLGASKLDVTLKVVVPAALSGILAAVILAFSRAVGETMIVTLAAGQRPLLTLDPRETIATMTSFIVQAATGDQPAGSLAVRSLYAVAATLFVITFLLNLATQALVRRFGERYE, from the coding sequence ATGAGCGCGAAGGGGCTCGGGGCGGGCCGCGCCCGGCCTGCTGCCCGTGGGCTCGTTTTGGGCCCGGCGGAGCGGCGCCGCGAGCAGTTGGTGCGGTTGCTACTGGGCACCGCCGCGTGGGTGACCGTTCTCACGACCGTCGCCGTCGTCTTCGTGCTCGCGCGCGAGACGCTGGCGTTCTTCCGCGACCCGCTCGTGAGCGTCGTCGAGTTCTTCACCTCGGACACCTGGACGCCGCTCTTCGTCGACAAGCACTTCGGCATCGCGCCGCTGCTCAGCGGAACGCTGCTCGTCACGCTGATCGCCATGCTGGTGGGGGTGCCGCTCGGCATCGGCAGCGCCATCTACCTCTCCGAGTTCGCGGCCCCGGCCGTCAGGCGGCGCCTGCAGGGCGCGCTCGAGCTCCTCGCGGGAATCCCCACCGTCGTCCTGGGCTACTTCGCTCTGCTGTTCGTGACACCCTGGCTGCAGAGCTTCATCCCCGGCCTGAAGCTGTTCAACGCCCTATCGGCGGGCCTCGTCATGGGCTTCATGATCATGCCGGTGATATCGAGCCTCTCCGCCGACGCCATGCAGGCCGTACCCGTGGCGCTGCGCGAGGCGGGCTACGGTCTGGGAGCGAGCAAACTGGACGTGACGCTCAAGGTGGTGGTGCCGGCGGCCCTCTCGGGCATCCTCGCCGCGGTCATCCTGGCGTTCTCGCGCGCGGTGGGCGAGACGATGATCGTCACGCTTGCAGCGGGACAGCGCCCCTTGCTCACGCTGGACCCGCGTGAGACCATCGCGACGATGACCTCGTTCATAGTGCAGGCCGCCACCGGCGACCAGCCCGCCGGCTCGCTCGCCGTTCGCTCCCTCTACGCGGTCGCCGCCACGCTCTTCGTCATCACTTTCCTTCTCAACCTGGCCACCCAGGCGCTGGTCAGGCGCTTCGGGGAGCGCTACGAGTGA
- the pstA gene encoding phosphate ABC transporter permease PstA — protein sequence MTAPGARRLRGRLFHLAVLVPTLLGLAVLLALIFDVLTDTVSWQVVEPRGSGVSFSFWEGASLAGSWERVARLELAARGESAVAIDELLSDPEERRKFAARNRVELMWSVDGRPLRWVVSTTRDRLVADFSLARGLRERSTLRASLESGQHLYLNPWLDASFFTRRASRSPAMAGLAPALVGSLWLIVLVILIAVPLGVAAAVYLEEYSQESRLTRLLEVNLRNLAGVPSIVYGLLGLSVFVRFMRLGPVILSAALTLSLLVVPVVIIASREAIRAVPSTLRQAAYGLGATRSQVTFGVVLPAARSGIVTGVILAVARALGETAPLLLLGAAVFVPGLPKGPLSEYTVLPLQIYSWVGENKPEFAHAASAGIVVMLAVLVLFYGVAFRLRRVFGRQA from the coding sequence GTGACGGCGCCCGGCGCTCGGCGTCTCAGGGGCCGGCTCTTTCACCTGGCCGTGCTGGTGCCGACGCTGCTCGGCCTCGCCGTCCTCCTGGCGCTGATCTTCGACGTTCTCACCGACACGGTGTCGTGGCAAGTGGTCGAGCCGCGCGGCAGCGGCGTCAGCTTCTCATTCTGGGAGGGGGCCTCCTTGGCGGGCAGCTGGGAGAGGGTCGCCCGCCTCGAGCTGGCGGCCCGGGGGGAGTCCGCGGTGGCGATCGACGAGCTCTTGTCGGACCCGGAGGAGCGGCGCAAGTTCGCGGCTCGCAACCGGGTGGAGCTGATGTGGTCGGTCGACGGCAGGCCCTTGCGCTGGGTCGTCTCGACGACCCGCGACAGGCTCGTGGCAGACTTCTCGCTCGCACGTGGGCTACGCGAGCGCTCGACGCTCAGGGCCTCACTGGAGTCCGGCCAACACCTCTACCTCAACCCCTGGCTCGACGCCTCGTTCTTCACGCGGCGCGCTTCCCGCTCACCCGCCATGGCCGGCCTGGCCCCCGCCCTGGTCGGCAGCCTCTGGCTGATCGTCCTGGTCATCCTGATAGCGGTTCCCCTCGGGGTGGCCGCGGCCGTCTACCTGGAGGAGTACTCGCAGGAGTCGCGACTCACGCGGTTGCTGGAGGTCAACCTCCGCAACCTGGCGGGGGTGCCGAGCATCGTCTACGGGCTGTTGGGTCTGTCGGTCTTCGTGCGCTTCATGCGCCTCGGTCCGGTCATCCTCTCGGCGGCACTCACCCTCTCGCTTCTCGTCGTCCCGGTGGTGATCATCGCGTCGCGAGAGGCCATCAGGGCCGTGCCGTCAACGTTGCGGCAGGCCGCCTACGGGCTGGGGGCCACCAGGTCGCAGGTCACCTTCGGCGTGGTGCTCCCTGCGGCGCGCTCCGGCATCGTTACCGGCGTCATCCTGGCGGTGGCGCGCGCGCTCGGCGAGACCGCCCCGCTGCTGCTGCTGGGTGCCGCCGTGTTCGTGCCGGGCCTGCCCAAGGGCCCGCTGTCCGAGTACACCGTGCTCCCACTGCAGATCTACTCGTGGGTGGGTGAGAACAAGCCCGAGTTCGCCCACGCCGCGTCGGCTGGGATAGTGGTCATGCTCGCAGTGCTGGTGCTGTTCTACGGGGTCGCGTTCCGGCTGCGCCGAGTGTTCGGGCGGCAGGCGTGA
- a CDS encoding arginase family protein, translated as MSGDERHLELPFTGPATFFKAPHVPALELHRTGGRFDVGILGVPFDFAVGFRPGARFAPAAVRAASGRYAVPPSGYYDFETDSYSLGGARLVDAGDVDVAQLETAESHDRITAAARALRAAVALPLFVGGDHSVSYPLLRAFDEVRRLHVVQLDAHLDYSDSRNATRWANSSPFRRAVEALPELVHVTVVGLRGVRADPEAFAAARSRGHELIAARAVHAAITDVVDRLPKGENVYLSIDVDALDAAELPGTGSPEPEGLSYGQARDLVVATVRRNELVGVDLMELAPELDPTGRSALLSARLLAETLEAWWRVRAESGA; from the coding sequence GTGAGCGGCGACGAACGGCACCTCGAACTGCCGTTCACCGGGCCCGCGACGTTCTTCAAGGCGCCCCACGTGCCGGCCCTAGAGCTCCACCGCACCGGCGGGCGCTTCGACGTGGGGATACTGGGCGTGCCCTTCGACTTCGCGGTCGGCTTCAGGCCGGGCGCGCGCTTCGCCCCAGCCGCGGTGCGCGCCGCTAGCGGACGGTACGCCGTGCCGCCCTCCGGCTACTACGACTTCGAGACCGACTCGTATTCGCTGGGAGGCGCGCGGCTGGTAGACGCGGGAGACGTCGACGTGGCGCAACTCGAGACCGCGGAGAGCCATGACCGGATCACCGCCGCGGCCAGGGCGCTGCGGGCCGCCGTGGCACTACCGCTCTTCGTCGGCGGCGATCATTCCGTGAGCTACCCCTTGTTGCGTGCCTTCGACGAGGTGCGTCGGCTGCACGTGGTGCAGTTGGACGCCCACTTGGATTACTCCGATTCGAGGAACGCCACGCGGTGGGCCAACTCGAGCCCGTTCCGGCGGGCGGTGGAGGCGCTACCCGAACTCGTCCACGTGACCGTGGTGGGGCTGCGCGGTGTGAGGGCCGACCCCGAGGCGTTCGCGGCTGCGCGCTCCAGGGGCCACGAACTGATAGCTGCCCGCGCCGTGCACGCCGCCATCACCGACGTGGTGGACAGGCTCCCCAAGGGCGAGAACGTCTACCTGAGCATCGACGTGGACGCCCTCGACGCGGCCGAGTTGCCGGGCACTGGCAGCCCCGAGCCCGAGGGCCTCAGCTACGGACAGGCGCGAGACCTCGTCGTGGCCACGGTGCGGCGCAACGAGCTGGTCGGAGTGGACCTCATGGAGCTGGCCCCGGAACTCGACCCCACGGGGCGCAGCGCCCTCCTGAGTGCCCGCCTGTTGGCCGAGACGCTGGAGGCGTGGTGGCGCGTCCGTGCCGAGTCCGGCGCGTAA